One window from the genome of Thermaerobacter marianensis DSM 12885 encodes:
- a CDS encoding efflux RND transporter permease subunit encodes MAVWRWAIARPVATLMAMGVLVWAGLFSLRTLPVGLLPALDPPVLTVVTTLPGASPEAIDQLLAPPLTQALRTVRGVEEITARSGDEAAVVVLRFRWGTGLDAAREQVHQRLDALPLPPGAGRPQVLRFDPQQLPMMEVSLAGPGDPVQRARQVREVLLPRLEAVPGVAAASLRGAPEERVEVVLDAAALRRHGLAPGQVQAAVAAAAATVPAGAVAGGDGARRWPVEVEGGFDHLDDLERVVVGLSSPVAVVPPGPVPGLQTPERGAIPEPGAAGDTPVAASPGMEGSRDGTPDRPDGAPGRGGAPGRRPAPVLAGAVPVRLADVATVTVRRDPPPDVERLNGRDGLGLVIYQEPGANTVSVSRGVREALAGGLAALPGWEATVTYDAGLLVERAVRGVGQSLLVGSLLAVAILWLFLRRGRAVAVVAVAIPISACATLAAMHLAGMTLNVMSLGGLALSAGVLVDQAIVVLESIAHRHRQGLPPREAAEAGTAEVAAAVAGSTVTNLIVFLPVLFLGGLAGQLFHDLAVTNALAQAASLLVAVTVVPVLAAWWLDEPVPLPAKASRAQASSPPATGPVPATGAVPAPGPAEGPAPWAVGHPGPDGAGTSATTLVVPPLPRPFEACLARPAVTLVAALVLVAASVPAAARLGTEFLPAVDERAVDVTVTLPQGSSLAATTAALERVEAAVLRLPGVETVVVRAGGSAWPGMAGAQNQGLVRVQLAEGAGSSAAWAERIRRRLDGARDPGLDRLGAQVTVQPRNLWADVGAGAPVVELALRAEDPATLAEAAAQARRVLAGMPGLADVAVDLDPTAPRLLVRVDAAAAAGYGLAPAQVGQQLRLALAGEAVARARVDGRWLPVVLRTAGMPARGNLPAVTGAGPSGAGSSAAPAGPAPAGDQGARPALGAGVGQLPLAGGTGWTRLNDVATVRPDATPAALVRRDGWLSATVTARVDGTDLGTAVTRARQRVAAALPPGAAVAPAGTAVLMEEGFATLVPAALGALLLIYMAMAAQFESLVHPLLMMVTLPLALVGAVAGLAVTGYPIGLTAVMGGIVLAGIAVNNGIVLVDAARRYRAEGLAPAAAIRQAWRRRLRPVLMTALTTLLGSLPMVLAPGRGSELEVPLAAVLVGGLFTSTALTLVVLPCAWLVVETRRRPGAPSRP; translated from the coding sequence GGACGCCCTGCCGCTGCCGCCGGGGGCGGGCCGGCCCCAGGTGCTGCGTTTCGACCCCCAGCAGCTGCCCATGATGGAGGTCAGCCTGGCAGGCCCCGGCGATCCGGTGCAGCGGGCACGGCAGGTGCGGGAGGTGCTGCTGCCGCGGCTGGAGGCGGTGCCGGGGGTGGCCGCGGCCAGCTTGCGGGGTGCTCCCGAGGAGCGGGTCGAGGTGGTGCTGGACGCTGCCGCCCTGCGCCGCCACGGGCTGGCGCCGGGCCAGGTGCAGGCGGCGGTGGCCGCGGCGGCGGCCACCGTGCCGGCGGGCGCCGTCGCGGGGGGCGACGGCGCCCGCCGGTGGCCCGTGGAGGTGGAGGGCGGGTTCGACCACCTGGACGATCTGGAGCGGGTGGTGGTGGGGCTGTCCTCGCCCGTGGCCGTGGTGCCGCCGGGGCCCGTGCCAGGTCTCCAAACCCCGGAACGGGGTGCCATCCCGGAACCGGGGGCCGCCGGCGACACCCCGGTGGCGGCGAGCCCCGGCATGGAGGGCAGCCGGGACGGGACGCCGGACCGCCCGGACGGTGCACCGGGCCGGGGTGGGGCGCCGGGCCGGCGTCCCGCGCCCGTGCTGGCCGGTGCCGTGCCCGTCCGGCTGGCGGACGTGGCCACCGTCACGGTGCGGCGGGACCCGCCCCCGGACGTGGAACGCCTCAACGGCCGGGATGGCCTGGGGCTGGTGATCTACCAGGAACCCGGAGCCAACACCGTCTCCGTCAGCCGTGGGGTGCGGGAGGCTCTGGCCGGCGGCCTGGCCGCCCTGCCCGGTTGGGAGGCCACGGTCACGTACGACGCCGGCCTGCTGGTCGAGCGGGCCGTGCGCGGGGTGGGGCAGTCCCTGCTGGTGGGCAGCCTCCTGGCCGTGGCCATCCTGTGGCTCTTCCTCCGGCGGGGCCGGGCCGTGGCCGTCGTGGCCGTCGCCATCCCGATCAGCGCCTGCGCGACCCTGGCGGCCATGCACCTGGCGGGTATGACGCTCAACGTGATGAGCCTGGGGGGCCTGGCCCTCAGCGCCGGCGTGCTGGTGGACCAGGCCATCGTCGTGCTGGAGAGCATCGCCCACCGGCACCGCCAGGGCCTGCCGCCCCGGGAAGCGGCCGAGGCCGGCACCGCCGAGGTGGCCGCCGCCGTCGCCGGATCCACGGTCACGAATCTCATCGTGTTCCTGCCCGTGCTGTTCCTGGGCGGGCTGGCAGGCCAGCTCTTTCACGACCTGGCCGTGACCAACGCCCTGGCCCAGGCCGCGTCGCTGCTGGTGGCCGTCACCGTGGTGCCGGTCCTGGCGGCCTGGTGGCTGGACGAACCGGTGCCCCTCCCGGCCAAGGCCTCCCGCGCCCAGGCATCCTCCCCACCAGCGACCGGGCCGGTCCCCGCCACGGGCGCCGTGCCCGCCCCCGGTCCGGCCGAAGGACCCGCCCCGTGGGCGGTGGGGCACCCCGGCCCTGACGGGGCCGGCACGTCCGCCACAACCCTTGTCGTGCCGCCCCTGCCGCGCCCCTTCGAAGCCTGCCTGGCCCGGCCGGCCGTCACCCTGGTGGCCGCGCTGGTGCTGGTCGCCGCGTCGGTGCCCGCCGCCGCCCGCCTGGGCACCGAGTTCCTCCCCGCCGTGGACGAGCGAGCCGTCGACGTCACGGTGACCTTGCCCCAGGGCAGTTCGCTGGCCGCCACCACCGCGGCCCTGGAGCGGGTCGAGGCCGCCGTGCTGCGCCTGCCCGGCGTCGAGACGGTCGTGGTGCGGGCGGGGGGCAGCGCCTGGCCGGGGATGGCGGGGGCCCAGAACCAGGGACTGGTCCGGGTGCAGCTGGCCGAGGGGGCCGGTTCGTCGGCGGCGTGGGCGGAGCGGATCCGGCGGCGGCTGGACGGCGCCAGGGACCCCGGGCTCGACCGGCTGGGCGCGCAGGTGACCGTTCAGCCCCGCAACCTTTGGGCCGACGTGGGGGCGGGCGCGCCGGTGGTGGAACTGGCCCTGCGGGCGGAAGACCCGGCCACCCTGGCCGAAGCGGCGGCGCAAGCCCGGCGGGTCCTGGCCGGCATGCCCGGGCTGGCCGACGTGGCGGTGGACCTCGACCCCACCGCGCCACGGCTGCTGGTGCGGGTCGACGCCGCCGCCGCGGCCGGGTACGGCCTGGCGCCGGCCCAGGTGGGGCAGCAGCTGCGGCTGGCCCTGGCGGGGGAGGCGGTGGCCCGGGCGCGGGTGGACGGACGGTGGCTGCCCGTGGTCCTGCGTACGGCCGGGATGCCGGCACGCGGGAACCTGCCCGCGGTGACGGGAGCCGGGCCCAGCGGGGCCGGTTCGTCCGCGGCGCCCGCCGGTCCGGCCCCGGCGGGGGACCAAGGAGCCAGGCCTGCCCTGGGTGCCGGCGTGGGGCAGCTCCCCCTGGCGGGCGGGACGGGCTGGACCCGGCTCAACGACGTGGCCACGGTTCGCCCGGACGCCACGCCTGCCGCGCTGGTACGGCGCGACGGGTGGCTGTCGGCCACCGTGACCGCCCGGGTCGACGGCACCGACCTGGGCACGGCGGTGACCCGGGCCCGACAGCGGGTGGCCGCCGCCCTGCCGCCCGGCGCGGCGGTGGCGCCGGCCGGCACCGCGGTCCTCATGGAGGAGGGGTTCGCGACCCTGGTACCTGCCGCCCTGGGGGCGCTGCTCCTGATCTACATGGCCATGGCGGCCCAGTTCGAGTCCCTGGTCCACCCTCTGCTGATGATGGTGACGCTGCCGCTGGCCCTGGTGGGGGCGGTGGCCGGGCTGGCGGTGACGGGCTACCCCATCGGGCTGACGGCGGTGATGGGCGGCATCGTCCTGGCGGGGATCGCCGTCAACAACGGGATCGTGCTGGTCGACGCCGCCCGCCGCTACCGGGCGGAGGGGCTGGCGCCGGCGGCGGCCATCCGGCAGGCGTGGCGCCGCCGGCTGCGCCCCGTGTTGATGACGGCCCTGACCACCCTCCTCGGGTCCCTGCCCATGGTGCTGGCGCCCGGACGGGGCAGCGAGCTGGAGGTGCCGTTGGCGGCGGTCCTGGTGGGCGGGCTCTTCACATCGACGGCCCTCACGCTGGTGGTGCTCCCCTGCGCCTGGCTGGTGGTCGAGACCCGCCGCCGGCCCGGGGCGCCATCCCGGCCCTAG
- a CDS encoding heptaprenylglyceryl phosphate synthase gives MDWRRWRHAVKLDPARPLDPEVVRGLATTGTDALILGGSDGIRREAVFHLLGAARATGLPVAIEVSSEEAVVPGADWYLIPMVLNTRDPRWLVGAHREAFQNLHRIAPGIPVPWDRVVTVAYVVCNPDATVARVAAAVPPAGPDEVAAWTTVAERLLRADIVYIEYSGRFGDPAWVGAAAGAMRGARLFYGGGIGTAEQAAVMAARAHTVVVGNALYRPGGLECIRATVEGARRVRPGEGGEPIAAGGRLP, from the coding sequence ATGGATTGGCGCCGCTGGCGCCACGCGGTGAAGCTCGATCCGGCGCGCCCGCTGGACCCCGAGGTGGTCCGCGGGCTGGCGACCACGGGCACCGACGCCCTGATCCTGGGCGGCAGCGACGGCATCCGCCGGGAGGCGGTGTTCCACCTGCTGGGGGCCGCCCGGGCCACGGGGCTGCCCGTGGCCATCGAGGTCTCGTCGGAGGAGGCGGTGGTTCCCGGCGCCGACTGGTACCTGATCCCCATGGTCCTCAACACCCGGGATCCCCGCTGGCTGGTGGGCGCCCACCGTGAAGCCTTCCAGAACCTGCACCGCATCGCGCCCGGCATCCCCGTGCCCTGGGATCGGGTGGTGACGGTGGCCTACGTGGTGTGCAACCCCGATGCCACGGTGGCGCGGGTGGCGGCGGCGGTGCCGCCCGCCGGTCCCGACGAGGTGGCGGCCTGGACCACGGTGGCCGAACGGCTCTTGCGGGCCGACATCGTGTACATTGAGTACAGCGGCCGGTTCGGGGACCCGGCGTGGGTCGGCGCGGCGGCCGGCGCCATGCGGGGAGCCCGCCTCTTCTATGGCGGCGGGATCGGCACCGCCGAGCAGGCGGCCGTCATGGCGGCCCGTGCCCACACCGTGGTGGTGGGCAACGCCCTGTACCGGCCGGGCGGACTCGAATGCATCCGGGCCACCGTCGAAGGCGCGCGCCGGGTCCGGCCCGGAGAGGGAGGGGAACCCATTGCCGCCGGAGGTCGTCTTCCTTAA
- a CDS encoding NADH-quinone oxidoreductase subunit C — translation MAERAEAAPGQAGDDRPIHIHQDDKPLLEALPLPAEGTFVDPKAKKKAAGEGTGEEPAADPVVARLREAFPDLTFEPVAATADGGPIVTVPVDRWLEVARFLRDDPQLGFDYLSDLCGVDYKDALQVVYQLRGVGHDRRLTVKVNVGKDDPEVPSVVEVWPGAGWHEREAFDMFGIRFSGHPDLRRILMPPWTPDDVFPLRKDFVDRRPKRERKVRPR, via the coding sequence GTGGCCGAGCGCGCCGAGGCGGCGCCCGGGCAAGCCGGGGACGACCGCCCGATCCACATCCACCAGGATGACAAGCCCCTGCTGGAGGCCCTGCCCCTGCCGGCCGAGGGCACCTTCGTCGACCCGAAGGCGAAGAAGAAGGCCGCGGGCGAGGGGACCGGAGAGGAACCGGCCGCCGATCCCGTGGTGGCCCGCCTGCGGGAGGCCTTCCCGGACCTGACCTTCGAGCCCGTGGCGGCCACCGCCGACGGCGGCCCCATCGTCACCGTGCCGGTGGACCGGTGGCTGGAGGTGGCCCGGTTCCTCCGCGACGATCCGCAGCTGGGCTTCGACTACCTGTCCGACCTGTGCGGCGTCGACTACAAAGACGCGCTGCAGGTGGTGTATCAGCTGCGGGGCGTGGGCCACGACCGGCGGCTGACGGTGAAGGTGAACGTCGGCAAGGACGATCCCGAGGTCCCCAGCGTGGTGGAGGTGTGGCCCGGAGCCGGCTGGCACGAGCGGGAGGCCTTCGACATGTTCGGCATCCGCTTCAGCGGCCATCCGGACCTGCGGCGGATCCTGATGCCGCCGTGGACGCCGGACGACGTCTTCCCGCTGCGCAAGGACTTCGTGGACCGGCGGCCCAAGCGGGAGCGCAAGGTGCGGCCGCGGTAA
- a CDS encoding NADH-quinone oxidoreductase subunit D has protein sequence MSLTREPVQPLELDPRLGDRVRIEPLDGGRQTMTMSMGPQHPSTHGVLRVVLTLDGETVVDAQPDIGYLHRNWEKIAEYMTYAMTVPFSDRNDYLAAITNELALVQAVEKLTGIEVPERAQILRIIFSELQRITSHLLWFGTFGLDLGAVTAFLHAFTAREYCYRLFERATGARFLYGYLRIGGMRNDVPDGWVEDLLSFVDQLERTYWPEFMRLLIDNAIFIRRTKGIGVLKPEVAVAYGASGPVLRGSGVKYDVRKADNYLPYDRFEFDIPVGENGDVYDRAVVRMYEMLESAKIIRQAVKELPDGPVMAKVPRAIRPYGEVYHRVEGPRGEVGVYLVAAGDTNAYRARWRSPCFVHLQLLPLLARGHLVADVVAIIGSIDIVLGEVDR, from the coding sequence GTGAGCCTGACGCGGGAACCGGTGCAGCCGCTGGAGCTGGATCCCCGCCTGGGCGATCGGGTGCGGATCGAGCCCCTGGACGGCGGGCGCCAGACCATGACCATGAGCATGGGGCCGCAGCACCCCAGCACCCACGGGGTGCTCCGGGTCGTGCTCACCCTGGACGGCGAGACCGTGGTCGATGCCCAGCCGGACATCGGCTACCTGCACCGCAACTGGGAGAAGATCGCCGAGTACATGACCTATGCCATGACGGTCCCCTTCTCGGACCGCAACGACTACCTGGCCGCCATCACCAACGAGCTGGCCCTGGTGCAGGCGGTGGAGAAGCTGACGGGCATCGAGGTGCCCGAGCGCGCCCAGATCTTGCGGATCATCTTCTCCGAGCTGCAGCGCATCACCAGCCACCTGCTCTGGTTCGGCACCTTCGGCCTCGACCTGGGGGCGGTGACCGCGTTCCTCCACGCCTTCACGGCGCGCGAGTACTGCTACAGGCTGTTCGAGCGGGCGACGGGGGCGCGGTTCCTGTACGGGTACCTGCGGATCGGCGGGATGCGCAACGACGTGCCCGACGGATGGGTGGAGGACCTGCTCTCCTTCGTCGACCAGCTAGAGCGCACCTACTGGCCGGAGTTCATGCGCCTGCTGATCGACAATGCCATCTTCATCCGGCGGACCAAGGGCATCGGCGTGCTCAAGCCGGAGGTCGCCGTGGCCTACGGGGCCAGCGGCCCCGTGCTGCGGGGCTCGGGCGTCAAGTACGACGTGCGCAAGGCGGACAACTACCTGCCCTACGACCGGTTCGAGTTTGACATCCCGGTGGGCGAGAACGGCGACGTCTACGACCGGGCCGTGGTCCGCATGTACGAGATGCTGGAGAGCGCCAAGATCATCCGCCAGGCCGTCAAGGAGCTGCCCGACGGCCCGGTGATGGCCAAGGTGCCGCGGGCCATCCGGCCGTACGGCGAGGTGTACCACCGGGTGGAGGGCCCCCGGGGCGAGGTGGGCGTCTACCTGGTGGCGGCGGGTGACACCAACGCCTACCGGGCCCGCTGGCGGTCGCCGTGCTTCGTCCACCTGCAGCTGCTGCCGCTGCTGGCGCGGGGGCACCTGGTGGCCGACGTGGTGGCCATCATCGGCAGCATCGACATCGTCCTCGGGGAGGTCGACCGCTGA
- a CDS encoding ABC transporter substrate-binding protein: protein MSEQTLNWRRRLGAAVILALVLVAAAGIWHLAGTAGPGPAVPADPTGAPATPPGDQPSVPELVLGSLGGFEGWNPLLTERHPLQPLLFRSLVRYNDRMEVEPDLAASWDVSDDGRVYTLHLAEASWQDGRPVTADDVVFSLTTRLHPRADRLAAYNLAPLDGAEAYLAELESLDREKAAGLLDEATWEARAQAAYGRWLKRGAVRAVDPRTVVVTFAEPYAPALELFTLPVVPAHAFASQAEALDPENPFHTGRPVGSGPYRLVSWVPGVQARLVARDDLPAEAAPGYRVVVVRFFRDQEELDRAVLAGEVDAGRLSPEAAREVVASREPLRLVEFPDLGYTYVAYNLRAPVLADPAVRRAIDLAVDRQAMVRDLFGRYAEPLTSPGLPGTWWAAPAPLPRHDPEAARAVLEAAGWKDADGDGVRERGEQRLAIQLLTHRENRYREEAAAMLAASLREVGIAVEVRLVDWPELVAALQEGRYEAALLGVAVGVDPDGYALWHSGGHLNFTGLHDAELDRLLEEGRRGGDRRAVYRQVQERLVQLQPALFLWQEIQVLAVRPGVDGPISGSPGGFFWNLAAWHPSDRQPTEPPGAGVEEPAAPARP, encoded by the coding sequence TTGTCCGAGCAGACCCTGAACTGGCGCCGCCGCCTGGGGGCGGCGGTGATCCTCGCCCTGGTCCTGGTGGCCGCGGCGGGCATCTGGCACCTGGCCGGGACCGCGGGTCCGGGCCCCGCGGTCCCGGCCGATCCGACCGGGGCGCCGGCGACGCCGCCGGGCGACCAGCCGTCCGTACCCGAGCTGGTCCTGGGCAGCCTGGGCGGCTTCGAGGGGTGGAACCCGCTGCTGACCGAGCGCCACCCCCTGCAGCCGCTGCTCTTCCGCAGCCTGGTGCGGTACAACGACCGCATGGAGGTGGAGCCGGACCTGGCCGCGTCCTGGGACGTCAGCGACGACGGCCGGGTCTACACCCTCCACCTGGCCGAGGCCAGCTGGCAGGACGGGCGGCCGGTGACGGCGGACGACGTGGTCTTCTCGCTGACCACCCGCCTGCACCCCCGGGCGGACCGGCTGGCGGCCTACAACCTGGCGCCCTTGGACGGGGCGGAGGCGTACCTGGCGGAGCTGGAGAGCCTCGACCGGGAGAAGGCCGCGGGCCTGCTGGACGAAGCCACCTGGGAGGCCCGGGCCCAGGCGGCCTACGGCCGGTGGCTCAAGCGGGGCGCCGTACGGGCCGTCGACCCGCGCACGGTGGTGGTGACCTTCGCCGAGCCGTACGCGCCGGCCCTTGAGCTCTTCACCCTGCCCGTGGTGCCGGCCCACGCCTTCGCCAGCCAGGCCGAAGCCCTCGATCCCGAGAACCCCTTCCACACCGGCCGGCCCGTGGGATCCGGACCCTACCGGCTGGTGAGCTGGGTGCCCGGCGTGCAGGCGCGGCTGGTGGCCCGCGACGACCTGCCCGCGGAGGCGGCCCCGGGCTACCGCGTGGTGGTGGTCCGGTTCTTCCGGGATCAGGAGGAGCTGGACCGGGCGGTGCTGGCGGGGGAGGTGGACGCGGGCCGCCTCTCGCCGGAGGCGGCGCGGGAGGTGGTGGCGTCCCGGGAGCCCCTGCGACTGGTGGAGTTCCCCGACCTCGGGTATACCTACGTGGCCTACAACCTGCGCGCCCCCGTGCTGGCCGACCCGGCGGTCCGCCGGGCCATCGACCTGGCCGTCGATCGCCAGGCCATGGTCCGCGACCTCTTCGGCCGGTACGCCGAACCCCTGACGTCGCCGGGCTTGCCGGGCACCTGGTGGGCGGCGCCCGCGCCCCTGCCCCGCCACGACCCCGAGGCCGCCCGCGCCGTGCTGGAGGCGGCGGGCTGGAAGGATGCCGACGGCGACGGCGTGCGGGAGCGGGGCGAGCAGCGCCTGGCCATCCAGCTGCTGACCCACCGGGAGAACCGGTACCGCGAGGAGGCGGCGGCCATGCTGGCCGCGTCCCTGCGCGAGGTGGGCATCGCCGTCGAGGTCCGGCTGGTCGACTGGCCCGAGCTGGTGGCCGCCTTGCAGGAAGGGCGCTACGAGGCGGCGCTTCTCGGGGTGGCCGTGGGCGTCGATCCGGACGGCTACGCCCTGTGGCACTCGGGCGGCCACCTCAACTTCACCGGCCTGCACGATGCCGAGCTGGACCGCCTGCTGGAGGAGGGGCGGCGCGGCGGCGACCGGCGCGCCGTGTACCGGCAGGTGCAGGAGCGGTTGGTCCAGCTGCAGCCGGCGCTGTTCCTCTGGCAGGAGATCCAGGTGCTGGCGGTGCGGCCGGGGGTGGACGGCCCGATCAGCGGCTCCCCGGGCGGGTTCTTCTGGAACCTGGCGGCCTGGCATCCGTCCGACCGGCAGCCGACGGAGCCGCCGGGCGCCGGGGTGGAGGAACCTGCCGCGCCCGCGCGCCCATGA
- the dat gene encoding D-amino-acid transaminase: MPPEVVFLNGSFVPYEQAVVPVEDRGFLFADAIYEVIRCYGGRFFRLNDHLERLEQSAAALEIPLPYDRARWTAVLEELIQRNGVRDGSVYVQVSRGVSPRSHTWPGGLQPTVVAIARSGGAPAPEAVRQGVKAITVPDNRWGLCWVKTTGLLPNVLAKQQAARAGAYEALFVRDGLLTEGTSSNVFVVLDGVLYTHPLANILPGVTRTVVLEVAREAGIPVREQAIPVRWLERASEVVLSGTNSEVLAVVEVDGRPVGDGRPGPVFARLRQGYLARVAAETGAPVDAGTEAGTGTGA; encoded by the coding sequence TTGCCGCCGGAGGTCGTCTTCCTTAATGGATCTTTTGTGCCCTACGAACAGGCCGTGGTGCCCGTGGAGGACCGCGGCTTCCTCTTTGCCGACGCCATTTACGAGGTGATCCGCTGCTACGGCGGCCGGTTCTTCCGCCTGAACGACCACCTGGAGCGCCTGGAGCAGAGCGCCGCCGCCCTGGAGATTCCCCTGCCCTACGACCGCGCCCGCTGGACGGCCGTGCTGGAGGAACTCATCCAGCGCAACGGGGTGCGGGACGGGTCGGTCTACGTCCAGGTCAGCCGCGGCGTGTCGCCCCGCAGCCATACGTGGCCCGGCGGCCTCCAGCCCACGGTGGTGGCCATCGCCCGCTCCGGCGGCGCCCCGGCGCCGGAGGCGGTGCGCCAGGGGGTCAAGGCGATCACCGTGCCCGACAACCGCTGGGGCCTGTGCTGGGTCAAGACCACGGGGCTCCTGCCCAACGTGCTGGCCAAGCAGCAGGCGGCACGGGCGGGCGCCTACGAGGCCCTGTTCGTCCGCGACGGGCTCCTGACCGAAGGTACGTCCAGCAACGTGTTCGTGGTGCTGGACGGCGTGCTCTACACCCACCCCCTCGCCAACATCCTGCCCGGCGTCACCCGCACGGTGGTGCTGGAGGTGGCGCGGGAGGCCGGGATCCCGGTGCGCGAGCAGGCGATCCCCGTCCGGTGGCTGGAGCGGGCGTCGGAGGTCGTCCTCTCGGGGACCAACAGCGAGGTGCTGGCCGTCGTGGAGGTCGACGGCCGGCCCGTGGGCGACGGCCGGCCCGGGCCGGTGTTCGCCCGCCTGCGGCAGGGGTATCTGGCGCGGGTGGCGGCGGAGACGGGCGCGCCGGTGGACGCCGGGACGGAGGCGGGCACGGGAACCGGCGCATGA
- a CDS encoding NADH-quinone oxidoreductase subunit B: MGVTNPRVTGPSGITLADLAWDETDPDHLIDRAAERLPGVWEYLPGVITTNLQTLVNWGRKNSLWYLLFGIACCAIEMMAAGASRIDLDRLGSVFRASPRQADLMIVAGTVTEKMAPVIKTLYDQMAEPKYVIAMGACASNGGPYYQGYNVVDGVDKIVPVDVYVAGCPPRPEALIYAIMKLQDKVARANLPA; encoded by the coding sequence ATGGGCGTGACCAACCCGCGGGTGACGGGACCGTCGGGCATCACCCTGGCCGACCTGGCCTGGGACGAGACGGACCCCGACCACCTGATCGACCGGGCGGCGGAACGCCTGCCGGGCGTGTGGGAGTACCTGCCTGGGGTCATCACCACCAACCTGCAGACCCTGGTCAACTGGGGCCGCAAGAACTCCCTCTGGTACCTGCTCTTCGGCATCGCCTGCTGCGCCATCGAGATGATGGCCGCCGGCGCCTCCCGCATCGACCTGGACCGGCTGGGTTCGGTGTTCCGCGCCTCGCCCCGCCAGGCCGACCTGATGATCGTCGCGGGCACCGTCACCGAGAAGATGGCGCCGGTGATCAAGACCCTCTACGACCAGATGGCCGAGCCCAAGTACGTGATCGCCATGGGTGCCTGCGCCTCCAACGGCGGGCCGTATTACCAGGGCTATAACGTGGTGGACGGCGTCGACAAGATCGTCCCCGTGGACGTGTACGTGGCCGGGTGCCCGCCGCGGCCCGAGGCGCTGATCTACGCCATCATGAAGCTGCAAGACAAGGTGGCCCGGGCGAACCTGCCGGCCTGA
- a CDS encoding metallophosphoesterase family protein: MPTRVLVLSDTHVPGRARALPPAVLEAAARADLIVHAGDLVRLEVYEELALLAPVVAVHGNVDDPEVYRRLPARAVFERDGVRVGVTHGHLGRAATTPARALEAFAGEDVPPAVVVFGHSHQPLIQRQDGVLLVNPGSPTDPRQAPAPTYAWLELDGGEARARLVELSRRP; this comes from the coding sequence GTGCCCACCCGGGTTCTCGTGCTGTCGGATACCCACGTCCCCGGCCGGGCGCGGGCTCTGCCGCCGGCGGTGCTGGAGGCGGCCGCCCGGGCGGATCTGATCGTCCATGCGGGGGATCTGGTGCGCCTTGAGGTGTATGAGGAGCTGGCGCTGCTGGCGCCGGTGGTGGCCGTCCACGGCAACGTGGACGACCCGGAGGTCTACCGCCGGCTGCCGGCGCGGGCCGTGTTCGAGCGGGACGGGGTGCGGGTCGGGGTGACCCACGGTCACCTGGGCCGGGCCGCCACCACGCCGGCGCGGGCGCTGGAGGCCTTCGCCGGCGAGGACGTGCCGCCGGCGGTGGTGGTGTTCGGGCACAGCCACCAGCCCCTGATCCAGCGGCAGGACGGCGTGCTGCTGGTGAATCCGGGTTCGCCCACCGACCCGCGGCAGGCCCCGGCGCCGACCTATGCCTGGCTGGAGCTCGACGGCGGCGAGGCCCGGGCGCGCCTGGTGGAACTGTCACGGCGCCCCTGA
- a CDS encoding NADH-quinone oxidoreductase subunit A produces MDSRVWIDVLVFLIAGASFPMVNVAVSRLLRRDWREPSKLTTYETGIRPYGDARVRYSIHYYIFALIFLVFDVEVVFFYPWAVQFRELAQMGPFAFVEMALFIVMLAVGLIYAWKKKVLRWA; encoded by the coding sequence TTGGATTCCCGGGTCTGGATCGACGTGCTGGTCTTCCTCATCGCCGGGGCCAGCTTCCCCATGGTCAACGTGGCCGTGAGCCGGCTGCTGCGGCGCGACTGGCGCGAGCCCAGCAAGCTGACCACCTACGAGACCGGGATTCGCCCCTACGGCGATGCCCGCGTGCGGTATAGCATCCACTATTACATCTTCGCCCTGATCTTCCTGGTGTTCGACGTCGAGGTGGTCTTCTTCTACCCGTGGGCCGTCCAGTTCCGCGAGCTGGCCCAGATGGGTCCCTTCGCCTTTGTCGAGATGGCGCTGTTCATCGTCATGCTGGCGGTCGGACTGATCTACGCGTGGAAGAAGAAGGTGTTACGATGGGCGTGA